The sequence ttatttattttgctgtcaTGTTGTTCCTTCATATTGTGAGGTATCTGTGCAGCCCCGGATGAAATTACGTCTCCATATATTTACAGGGGCCACATGTGACTGCGCAACAACATGgcctttattttgcttttatgcTTATATGACAAAATTAGATGCTTTTTTGTTGTGACTTCAATCCAAAATGCTGCAGATTTTGCACAGATTTTCCAaagtggaaaacaaacaaaacaattgcTTGAAATATTATGTATCCCATTGAGCCAAGTAGCCTAAACTTGTTGCTGAATGTTTCTTTAAGATGAAAATGCATGGCAACTGAACAATGAGCAGGTTTGTATTGATAGATATCACTATTctaaacttttttgtttgtttgttttttgtacagcATCAGTTCTGTAAAAACTAatcaagtaaaagaaaataaactatttattgaaattattgAGATTTGTTTTGATAAATTAAAGTACTTAATAGTTGTTTTAACATGGTGATATGAAAACAAGGCTATACATTTGATAATtagaaagaaaatggaaaaatgtctgCACATTTGTTTTATACACCCTCCTTTAATCTATTACCCCAGTATTCTTGTTTTAATGAAGGCCCACTCATACAATAAAATCGTACAGATTATTCTCTTTTGGTGAGGTTTTGGTCAGCTCATACCTTcggctttttgtttttctgctatTGAATACCACTGCTTGTAAGACATTTATTTACCAGCAGATGGGAGTGATGCGTTTGGTGTAACTGTACACAGTCAGTGCATCGTAGGTATGACAGGAATTTGTTGTTATCATTTTAATcttcattgtttatttaatacataatataaagttatgttaaatcattaaaatgtctttcaaactttttaaacattccctgatatatatttttactacTTCTATAGTTGTGGAATTCAATAACTGTAAATTATACAATAACaaattgtattttacatatctattttacacacacacacacacacacacacacacacacacacacacacacacacacacacacacacacacacacacactgtcagtgCAACAGCATCCAGAAGTTGCCACTCTGGCAGTGTTTTTAAAGGACACTGACAGGTATGGACACATTGGCTTTTGCAGAGTTTAAATTTGTGACCTTCCAGCTGTGTGAGTGTTTCACCATCAGATTCATGAATTGCTggacaaattatttttataacaaaCAATTCATCTTTCAATTTTTTAATATCCTATGAAATTAAAAGAGCATCAAGCAAAAAATGATATTTCATTTGACATGACACAACTCTTCTGTAAActagttatattttttttttaaatctagaATATTTAAATTCAAAGATCAGGGTCTTCCACATCAAATGCCAGCCTGTGTTTAGTTATTCCCATGACGTGGCGTATCCAGGGGTAGTAAAGGGACACTCGGGTGTATACACCATATTTCCCATCCTTTGCACATTCCTCCCCCCAGCTCACAATGCCCGTCAGAAACCATGTGTCATGAATACTGTTTGTGTGAGGACCTCCGCTGTCCCCCTGGCAGGCATCTTTGGCCACATTATAGTACCCTGCACAAAACATGAAGGGAGTGATCCTGGCACTACTGCTGCGCTTACACTCTGTCCGATCTGTGTAGGGAACCTCAACCTTCTGCAACATGTTAGACGTGGCTCCAAGATAGCGTGTTCGGCCCCAGCCGCTGACTGTCCCTGGGGAGAAGTTCTTCATTAGAGATTCAGTGAAGGCCCTTGGTCCTATGCAGATGGGCCGCACTGTTTTGGAGAAGGCGATAGGGCTTTTGAGGTACAGCAGGGCAATATCATGGTTGTACAAGCTTATGCTGGCGTTGTAGCGTGGGTGAATGTGCTGTTCCAACACTTCATAATCCCTCTCTGATTCCTCTTTGGTGTAGATGTTATGCTCCCCTGCAGGTAGACATGACACAGATATCAGCAATCCAATGATAGGTAATAAATTTGCtctataaaacaaaacatgaagtGGAGTATCCCAAAGTAGATGTCCACCTTTGAATGAAATCAAGAATTACTTTAAAAACTATAATACTCCACCATGCTTCAGCAGAGCTAAAACTAGTCTGTGGCACTGTGTCTTACCCACTTTGATGAAGAAGGAGCCATGTGACTCCACCAAGCAATGAGCAGCAGTGATAATCCATTGTTCGCTGAGAATGGTGCCCCCACAGAacaagtgaccactgggaaGCGATACCAAGGCCACctggagagaaaagggagaacAGATCTGTGAATAGCTACGAGGAACTGAACATACTGCCCTCTCTTTTCCCTCTTGCATTCCTGTAACAATGCCCACATGCATTAACTAGGCCTACTTCTACTTCCATACAATACCTGCCAGGGGATCTCTCCTGGGATAACTACTTCACCGCCTACAATGCGTTTATATGGACTCTCATCGTCACTGTCCATCCACAGGGGCAGTTTCTTTCTGGGTTGGTTTTCTAGAGGGTCATTTGTGGCCGGAGGAGACGTTGTGGTACTGGCTGGAGTTGAAGGAGGGGATGTAGTGGTGGTGATGTTGGTCAGTGAATCTGTGTCGTTCAGGCTTGCACTCTCATTGGCGAGGATAACCCTTGTAGATATTGCACCAAATGTTGTCAACGCAGTTTGGCCACAAGGGAATTCAACTAGTAATGTGAGAGAAGAAGAGTAACATGAGAACATTCTGTGGAATTCAGgatcattattataatatttatcagaaatGTCATTAAGAATATGTCGCTACCTTCTGGTTCACAGTTGATCCCATCCTCCGCCAGCTTGTATCCTGTTGCACAAGAGCATTTTGCTCCAAATGTTCCCATTGAATCGCAGAAGTGCATACAGTTTCCATTGTTCACATCACATCTTTTTGCtacaactgagaaaaaaattattattagatGTATACAATGACATGCATTACCATATATAAGTTCTTGTATGTTTTGTCAGATATTAAACCTGTATGATGTAACTGAATGGTTACTGGAACCTAGTGCACTGACAAATGAAAGTGTGTTCTGGTAAATGCAGTCACTTCTCACAGAGAGGGCACTTTGGCTGCTGTTTTTAGAAAATCCAAACAGAGAAACAATCTAATTTTAGAATCTAAAACCGAACTGATGCTGGATATGAGCCAttgattttctttataaaaaaacaggaaaaaggcATCTGGCTGTTTATCCTGTGAAACTGAGATCTCATCAGATCTCATATTCTCAGCAAATTGAGGTCATGTAGCATTAAAATCTAATTTCTTTTAATCTCATTTTCAAACTTTCAACTTACTAATCTCACAGTCCCTGCCAGTGAAGCCAGACATGCATGCGCAGGTGTAGGTGCCAAGTTGGTCTTTACATGTACCCTGGTTCAGACATGGGTTCGATTGACACTGGTTGCCATCTGCGGAAATCCAGACACAGCACCTTAACACACAGCCAGATGATAACATTTTTGCCAGAGCAAAGTTTTCATAGAAGAAAGTTTTAGCAGAAATATCTCTTTTATACATAAAAGCTTGAGAAATGCAGGTATGTGTTAGAAGATGAACTACTCTGGAAGCAGGGGTCTCATCTTATTTAGTATTAAATTTAGGAATGGCAAGAAGTCCTTTGAGAAATTATTTGATGTGCAGGGGTCACTATTTTCAGGGGTTAGAAAATGATGGCAAGAAACATACAAATGAGACCAAAAAAGACACAACCTCCACTGCAACATTTCTGCTCACTTCTGTCTATTTTGGAAGAAGTCAATTATTAAACATTCTTACCTACATATCCTGCCCAGAACTCCATCTAAAATACAAAGTAAAGCCTTTGATGAATACACCCAACCAAGATAAGAATATgtataaagtaataaaaaaattaaaatacgCACTGTCTTTTCATCATCCTCAAAGGTCTCCCTGGCCTCCTCCAGGTCACATACTTCCTCCAGACACTCTCTCTCCAAGTTGCCTTCCAGCAGCTCCTCAAACAAACATGTGTTGTGGCGTTTGTGTCTCCGTAGAACACGGTCGGCTGCTTTACCAGACAGAAACACTGGGCCTGCGGGCCAAAGggaaaattaaattacagaGTCTGTGTTTAAGTAGCTGTCTTTTACTCACAAGTTATAACAAAATCTGTAAAAGTATATTAGTATTCTTTTGTATGTGAAAAAGTAAACAGAACAAACATCACATGCACTATTAGCACTCTTAGTGACAACTCAACAGCTGAAATAAACCCAAAGTCACAGAGAAATGATTTATAAGAGtcataaagaaatatataatacCTCCAATACCCAGCTGAAAGTGTGAAAGCAGCAAATTTaggcaaaacaaaaagactGGTGCCATTCGACAGCGCTGTGATATCCCGACGGTCACACACTCGGCCATCACTCCAAAGTACAGAGCTCTGTTTGCACATGTACACTCATAATAAGCTGCATGTTTGATCAGAGAAAAACATTCTGACTCTGTGGGGAAAAGCTACTGTGTCAACATCCACATGTTCAAGTGACTCCACGTTCAAGTGATTGCAcgtatgtttatttgtatattaacAAACAGTGGGGTAAACTAGTATAAAGGATTAGCCAGTTAAAAGCACATGTTAAATctaaattcacatttttctacTCTAAGAACATAACTCAGAGAAAGGTCCCAATGGGTTTCCTAAAAGCctttttgtttctatgacaacGTATGCCCTGATTTTAACCTTTCTGGGTCTGTTTTCATGCTCCAGTTCTTAACCATTAGGCTCAGCTGTTACCATCTTCTGAACAGACCAAAACAGGGCATTTTGTCATCACTATAAATAAGCTATAAACCAAACTACATGCATTATTTCTATGTAGTTATCACAGGTGGATTGCCTTGTTAAATACAGAGTACAGTTTTTGCAAAGAACTTTAGTCAACTTGTGTGATTTTACATagaaaaataatacaacatattCTCTTCTTCATGTATCTTAAGTTATGCATTTTATTGTgatatcatattttaataacataAGAGAAGAATTGAGCTAAAAAGGCATTATTCTAAATTTGAAGTCCACACTGTCAATCCATGATATACAAGTAAtgatttggttttgtttggtGTGTTTAAGATGTGCTGCTCTACGTTAATGTGGACATTAAATATGTCTCTTTAAATCTCAGGTTTCTCCATTGTGAATTTAAGTGGTCTGTGCTTAACATCTCAGATTAAACTGTGGATATGCAGCTATCTTGACTGTTATATCAGAATTGAATTAATCTGATCATGGTTGTGGAATGGTGTAAGTGAAATTAACTGAAGTCACTCTTTTCATGATAAATCCAaccttttttgggggggggttattATTTTGCAATCCTGTCCAGAGCAGCGTAGAGCCCAGGCCAAAAGAAACAAGTTAATAAATGCACTTTGGCCTTTTCACCACAAGATGGTGTACACACACCTTTGTCATTCAACATAACACATCAGGATGGTAATGGAGATTGGTGAGGGGATCATATGgctcattatttattatttcagcaGAGAGAAAGCCCTCAGTCAGCGACTGGATGCATTACCAACAGTGctgaggaaaacaaataaatccaaatctatgtttaaagaaaaaacttcAAGAATCAGCGGCAATGAAGCAACAAACTGTTTattagggtgtgtgtgtgctatgtgAGACTTAGATATAGGCTATTTAATACATTCTTTCTTTAACTCTCCTCTATGTTTTACATTCAGTCTTAATTGAACTGGATACAAATGCTAGCAAAACACCAAGAAAACTTATGTAAGTGTTAAAGAAGATGGTGAACATACGGTTATGTCTTGAATGCCATTCAGTGTGCCATGCCAGTCTTACAAAATCCTAATGATGTAAGACGGATGCTTTGTCCAATAACAGTTCTCCTTAATgtataaaagtgtaaaatatttatatgtcCCATATGCAGTGTTTCAAATCAACAtgtataaacaaaacaatacaagcaAGACCAGCATGTACTTCATTTGAACTGATTTTCAACCTGTGGTTACTTTTGCAAACTTGGGACTGagactgacttttttttatactcCCCAGACCCTTTCATAATTGCACAGTATTGTCAATCAATACCCAAGATGATACATTGGTCAAAGGTGAAGTGCAGCTCATGCTGATTCAGTGTGCCAGCCGAAGATTTAACTCTGGTGTCATTTTGTGGTTTGGCGTATAAGATGCAACCCATCACTGGCTCTGAAATCCCTCCAGAGGGAGTCCAAAGTCTTCTCGAGTGTTGGCAACTATTGACTGGagacatttatatttcattcaaTCGTTCAAAGGCTGAATAATTCATACTTGAATAATTAACACTGTCTGCTCAATACAGGAGCTTCTCAATCATTTCCAACCAGGGTGAATATCAGAGTAAAGAATTTATTTGGCAGCTATATGTTACATCTCGATATTATGATTTGGTCTGATGACGCAAAATGACTTTCACTGCCtagaaaaacagaattttagCAGTTTTCCAAATATACTTTTTCATAGGTATTCCAACTATAGTTCACTGGCTGGGTTATGAGTTGAGCATATTAACAAGACTACGGTGTGAGTGCCCAGATGGATAGACCGAACTAAAGCTGTCTGTGATTGGCTATTGATTTATGAAGATCTCCCTGAcatctctgtctgctctctttCTTGGACAGCACCACACAGCTGGGGAATCTGTGTCAACTCCAATTAGATTTGTCACTACAGTGGGGGATAGAGTCAGGGCCTTGCAGATAATAAAAACTCTGTCTTTCACCAGGGACACGTTGTCATTTGCAGAGGGCTTACGCTCTCCTGTGGTAAAACCTTCCTGTGGTTGTAAAACCTCACAAAATGCAGATTTCCTAGTCATACACTGTGTCAATCAGGGTTTACTGTGTCTGGCCTGCAAGCAGGTAGCTCccggtctgaaaagtgaagccaatgtggaagtgcttTAAACCTGGCCAGCAGGTGGCGACTCCACTGgttccaaaaagaagtccgattgtatggaagtctatgagaaaattaccctatttctcacttgatttattacctcagatAACAGTTTcataatgagtttatggtctcagtcGCTAGTTttaagtcttcttcaatacagcatgatgttcattttgtaaattatggtcctatttaatttaaatttgatgataaagcagggtatgctttagggcgtgaCTACACTGTGATTGACAGGTCGCCACCACGGCGACAACGTAACGTAAACATGGCGCcaccccagattcacagagtataggcatagccGTAGATGTcctatctgtgtgttttcagtacatgaaagttaattgtaacatttcggtcgcctaaaaaaagtcttgtttggttgtactaaaagaccctctaaggagtcagatgttcaatttctccagtaagtacattttgttttaattgttttaagcctgtttttcgctaacggaaattagcattagcattagcattatcacagtcaaccatagactgtaaatcgTAGACTGTAGCTGTACATGCACTGTGCCTACCATATAGCAGCcagcgttagggtcagctccaccttGTCATCCAAATATGATCCTtctcacttctggctccaaaaatccaagatggcgacggtcaaaatgccaaactcgaggcttcaaaacgcGAGTCCACAAAgcaatgggtgacgtcatggtggctaCATGCATTATTTTTACTCAGTCTATGCTCTATCCTTCACAAAAAGTCATAGACACTGTTGTTGTCTTAATCCCTCTATGAAAGCTGATTAGATCTAGATTAGATCTTTGTTTTTAACTGACTACAGTGCTTGAAACAGCATATCTACAATATAAGTGTGTTAGTGAGTCTGTACATGATGACATTTGAATGACGTAATGTTTATGATAAGAAAATATCTTGGGGCAACAGGGAATGAGTTCTGTTTAATTAGATCAGTCATTCCTTCCAGGTTTTATGGTAGGAGTACATACACTCAGGGCTTCTGTGGGCCATaacatgtaaatgttaatattctCATGTGTAGGCTTCTTTATATAGATGTAAAGAAAGGGAACAAAGTTTAGCTGTTTACATCCTCGGTGACATGCAAGCACTCTGCCTATCTAGGTTAGTTTACGATCACCTTTTATCCCTCTGAGCCAGTTTTGGAAAATCAGCCCGCTGGCGGtctgaagaaga comes from Thunnus maccoyii chromosome 8, fThuMac1.1, whole genome shotgun sequence and encodes:
- the f9a gene encoding coagulation factor IXa codes for the protein MIEAILELEVREVTLRGKRRGPVFLSGKAADRVLRRHKRHNTCLFEELLEGNLERECLEEVCDLEEARETFEDDEKTMEFWAGYVDGNQCQSNPCLNQGTCKDQLGTYTCACMSGFTGRDCEIIVAKRCDVNNGNCMHFCDSMGTFGAKCSCATGYKLAEDGINCEPEVEFPCGQTALTTFGAISTRVILANESASLNDTDSLTNITTTTSPPSTPASTTTSPPATNDPLENQPRKKLPLWMDSDDESPYKRIVGGEVVIPGEIPWQVALVSLPSGHLFCGGTILSEQWIITAAHCLVESHGSFFIKVGEHNIYTKEESERDYEVLEQHIHPRYNASISLYNHDIALLYLKSPIAFSKTVRPICIGPRAFTESLMKNFSPGTVSGWGRTRYLGATSNMLQKVEVPYTDRTECKRSSSARITPFMFCAGYYNVAKDACQGDSGGPHTNSIHDTWFLTGIVSWGEECAKDGKYGVYTRVSLYYPWIRHVMGITKHRLAFDVEDPDL